The following is a genomic window from Niveispirillum cyanobacteriorum.
TCAACCAGGGCCAGGTGTACGAGACGTTCAACATGGCAGCGCTTTGGAAGCTGCCGACCCTGTTCGTCATCGAGAACAACAAGTACGCCATGGGTACCGCCCAGGCCCGCGCGTCCGCCGGTGAGCTGTTTGAGCGCGGCAGCGCCTACGGCATTCCGGGCTATCAGGTCAACGGCATGGACGTGCTGGAGGTGAAGGCGGCGGCTGACAAGGCTGTGGCCCATATCCGCGCCGGCAACGGCCCCGTCATCCTGGAAATGAAGACCTACCGCTATCGCGGGCATTCCATGTCCGATCCGGCCAAGTACCGGACGAAGGAAGAGGTCAACAAGATGCGGTCGGAAAGCGATCCGATCGACAATCTGAAGAAGCTGCTGCTGGATCAGGGCATCACCGACGAGGAAGCCTTGAAGGTGATCGACCGCGAGGTGAAGGATATCGTCACCGACGCGGCCGAATTCGCCACCACCAGCCCCGAGCCCGATCCGTCCGAACTGTGGACGGACGTTCTGGTCGAAGCCTGATCAGGCCGCAGCGGAGGATTTGAGAGATGGTACAGGTTCTGATGCCGGCCCTGTCGCCGACCATGACGGAAGGCAAGCTGGCCAAGTGGCTGAAGAAGGTAGGCGACACCGTGAAGAGCGGTGAAGTGCTGGCCGAGATTGAAACCGACAAGGCCACCATGGAAGTGGAAGCCGTCGATGAGGGTACGCTGACCGAGATCCTGGTGCCCGAGGGTACCGAGAATGTCGCCGTGAACACCCCCATCGCCAGCATCCGTGGTGAGGATGAGGCCGCAGCCCCGGCTGCTGCACCCGCACCCGTCGCCGCTGCACCGGCTCCGGCCCCCGTGGCCGCCGCCCCGGTTTCGGCTGCCCCGGCCCCGAAGGCGGCTCCCGCGGCGTCGGATGAGGATCATTGGTACAAGTCGACGCAGACCATGACGGTGCGCGAGGCCCTGCGTGAGGGTATGGCCGCCGAGATGCGTCGCGACGAAACGGTGCTGCTGATGGGTGAGGAGGTCGCCGAATATCAGGGCGCCTACAAGATCTCCCAGGGCCTTTTGCAGGAATTCGGCGAGAAGCGCATCATTGATACGCCCATCACCGAACATGGCTTTGCCGGTCTGGCCGTTGGTGCGGCCTTCGGTGGTCTGAAGCCCATCGTTGAGTTCATGACCATGAACTTCTCGATGCAGGCCATCGACCACATCATCAATTCGGCTGCCAAGACGCTATACATGTCGGGCGGTCAGATGGGCTGCCCCATCGTGTTCCGTGGCCCCAACGGTGCCGCCGCCCGCGTGGCCGCCCAGCATAGCCAGTGCTATGCCTCCTGGTACGCCCACGTACCGGGCCTGAAGGTTCTGGCGCCTTACAGCGCCGCTGACGCCAAGGGCCTGATGCGTGCCGCCATCCGCGATCCGAACCCGGTCGTGTTCCTGGAGAATGAGATTCTCTATGGTCACAGCTTCGAGGTTCCGACCGATCCCGACTTCATCCTGCCCATCGGCAAGGCGAAGATCGAACGCGCCGGCACCGACGTGACCATTGTCGCCTACTCGATCTGCGTCGGCCATGCCCTGGCCGCCGCCGAGAAGCTGGCCGCCGAGGGGATCAGTGCCGAGGTCATCAATCTGCGCTCCATCCGTCCGCTGGATATCGACACCATCGTCGAGAGCGTGAAGAAGACCAACCGTCTGGTCTCGGTCGAGGAAAGCTGGCCCTTCGCAGGTATCGGTTCCGAAATGGCCGCGGTCATGATGGAACACGCCTTCGACTATCTGGATGCGCCGGTGGTTCGCGTCTGCGCCAAGGATGTGCCGCTGCCCTACGCGGCCAACCTGGAAAAGCTGGCCCTGCCGCAGCCCGACGATGTCGTGGCCGCCGTCAAATCCGTCACCTATCGCAAATAAGGCAAAGGGAGGCTCTTAAGATGCCCGTTGATATCCTGATGCCCGCGCTGTCGCCGACCATGACGGAAGGCAAGCTGGCGAAGTGGGTGAAAAAGGAAGGCGACAAGGTCAAGTCCGGCGACGTGCTGGCCGAGATCGAAACCGACAAGGCCACCATGGAAGTGGAGGCCGTGGACGAGGGTACGCTGGGCAAGATCCTGGTGGCCGAAGGGACCGAGGGCGTGGCGGTGAATACCCGCATCGCCATCATCCTGGAAGATGGGGAGGATGCATCCGCCCTGTCCGGTGCGCCCAAGGCCGCCGCCGCTCCGGCTCCCGCCGCTGCCCCGGCCGCTGCGTCCGCTCCGGCTGCTGCGTCCGCTCCGGCGGTTGCTGCCGCTCCGGCCCCGGTTGCGGCGGCTCCCGCTGCTGTGGCCCACGGTGACCGCGTGTTCGCCAGCCCGCTGGCCCGCCGTATGGCGGCGCAGAGCGGTCTGGACCTGTCGGGCGTCGCCGGCACCGGCCCGCATGGCCGTGTGGTGAAGGCCGACGTGGAGGCCGCCCTGAAGGGTGGCGCGCCGAAGGCCGCCGCTGCACCGACTGCTGCTGCCCCGGTCGCCGCTGCTCCGGTTGCCGCTCCGGCGCCGGTTGCCGCCGCCGCCGCCGCGCCCAAGGGTGTGGATGCCAAGGCCCTCGCTGACAAGCTGGGCATGAAGTACAAGGTCCTGCCCAATAGCGGCATGCGCAAGACCATCGCCAAGCGCCTGACCGAAGCCTGGCAGACCATCCCGCACTTTGGCCTGGCCGTCGATTGCGAGATCGACAATCTGCTGAAGCTGCGCGCCGAACTGAACGCGAAGTCGGGAGAAAAGATCTCCGTCAACGATTTCGTGGTGAAGGCGGTGGCCATTGCCCTGGCCAAGTATCCGGCGGCCAATGTGTCCTGGCACGAGGATGGTATTCTTCAGTATGAGAATGTCGATGTTTCCGTCGCCGTCTCCACCGATGGCGGTCTGATCACCCCCATCGTGAAGAATGCCGACCGCAAGGGCCTGGCTACCATCTCCGCCGAGGTCAAGGAACTCGCGAAGAAGGCCAAGGAAGGCAAGCTGAAGCCGGAGGAGTTCCAGGGCGGCACGTTCAGCGTGTCCAACCTGGGCATGTTCGGCATCAAGAGCTTCACCTCCATCATCAACCCGCCGCAGAGCTGCATCCTGTCGGTCGGTGCGGGTGAGAAGCGCCCCGTGGTCAAGGGTGACGCGCTGGCCATCGCCACCGTCATGTCCCTGACCCTGACCGTTGACCATCGTTCGGTCGATGGTGCCGTGGGTGCGGAGTTCCTGAAGCTTCTGAAGGGCCTGATCGAAGACCCGATCACCCTGATGCTTTAACGTCACCAGAACATTGCCGCAGGCCGTCTTCAGGTCGGTCTGCGGCAGTTTCACCGTGGATGCAGTGGTGGCAGGGACATGAAGGCTGTTCTCAACTACCTTCACTATATCCAGATACCGCTGGCGTGCCTGTTGTTCCTTGTGCTCGGCTCCATCGCCCTGATGCTGTTGTTTGACACGGTCCAGTTGGCTCTTCCGTTGACCGTGACCTTTGTGGGTGTAGGCCATTTTTGTCTTTGGATGATTATGGATATGCTCGTGCCGGTGGTCATCAACGCTGTTCGTGATGCTTGGCGGGGCGGCGGCTGGACAGCCCCATTTCGTGTCTGGGACGCGTTTATGGGTGATAACGGGCTGAAAATATCATTAATCGTGGCTTTCTGTGCGCTATTCGGTCTCGCCCTGCTTTTTGGCCTGACGATCGAGAATGCGAGTAGCGCAGATGGTTTTCCCTATCGCTACCTATTCTTCATCCTACTGCTGATGGTTGGCATTCTGTTGACCCATGGGGGGCTGCATGTCCTGCGGTACAAGGCGGCTAAGCAGTCCGTGGAGAATGGGTAGCCATGATGGCCTTGATCCGAGATGCAACGCCAGCCGACCTATCGACCATATTCCGCTTCGTCCGGGAACTGGCCGAGTACGAGAAACTGGCTGATCAGGTAGTGGCGACTGAGGCCGATTTTGCCAAGGCGTTGTTCGGACCAAATCCCCGGGCCTTAGCCTTGATCATGGAAGTGGACGGGGACCCCGCAGGCTTCGCCCTCTGGTTCTACAATTTCTCCACCTTCTTGGGCCGGCACGGCATCTGGATCGAGGATGTCTACGTTGCTCCGGATTTCCGGGGCCAGGGTTTGGGCGGCATGGTGTTTCGCCATCTGGCCCAACGGGCCGTTGCCGAAGGGCTGGGCCGTCTGGAATGGTGGGTACTGAATTGGAACAAGCCGGCCATCGATTTCTACGCAGGGATCGGGGCCGTGCCGATGGATGAATGGACGGTGCAACGGGTAACTGGCGAAGCCTTGCTTCGTCTGGCCGGGCAAGCACCACAGACAAAGGAAAGCTGACAATCATGGCCGAGAATTTCGACCTCATCGTCATCGGCGCCGGCCCCGGCGGTTACGTGGCCGCCATCCGCGCCGCCCAGTTGGGCATGAAGACCGCCGTGGTGGAGCGTGAGCATCTGGGCGGCATCTGCCTGAACTGGGGCTGCATCCCGACCAAGGCCCTGCTGCGCTCTGCCGAGATCGCGCATTACATTGAGCATTCCCAGGCCTATGGCATCAAGGTCGAGGGCAAGGTGACGCTGGATGTGGAAGCCATCGTCAAGCGCTCGCGCGGCGTGGCGAACCAGCTCTCTGCCGGCGTGAAGGGCCTGCTGAAGAAGAACAAGGTCACCGTCCTGGATGGTTCGGCCAAGTTGCTGGGCCAGGGCAAGGTTGCCGTCACCGCCAAGGATGGCAAGGTGACGGACGCCGCTGCCAAGCACATCATCATCGCCACCGGTGCCCGCGCCCGCGTGCTGCCGGGCCTGGAGCCGGATGGCAAGCTGGTCTGGACCTATAAGGAAGCCATGGTGCCGACGGCCACGCCGAAGAGCATGCTGGTCATCGGCACCGGCGCCATCGGCGTGGAATTTGCCTGTTTCTACAAGGCCATGGGCGTTGACGTGACCCTGGTGGAGGTCGTGGACCGCATCCTGCCGGTAGAAGACGAGGAAATCAGCGCCTTTGCCGCCAAGGCCTTCACCAAGCAGGGTATCAAGATCAAGACCGGTGCCAAGGTCGTGAAGCTGGACCGCCACGCCGACAGCGTGACGGCCCATATTGACGTCGCCGGCAAGGTGGAGACGGTCACGGTTGACCGCATCATCTCCGCCGTCGGCATCGTCGCCAACACCGAAGGGCTGGGCCTGGAAAATACCAAGGTCAAGCTGGACCGGGGTCACATCGTCAATGACGGCTATGGCCGCACCGACGAGCCGGGCGTTTATGCCATCGGCGACGTGGCCGGTGCCCCCTGGCTGGCGCACAAGGCCAGCCATGAAGGCATCATCTGCGTGGAGAAGATTGCGGGCCTGCCGCATGTTCACACCATGGATAAGTCGAACATCCCTGGCTGCACCTATTCCTTCCCGCAGGTCGCCTCCGTCGGTCTGACCGAAGCCAAGGCCAAGGCCGCCGGTTATGAGATCAAGGTGGGCCGCTTCCCCTTCATCGGCAATGGCAAGGCCATCGCGCTGGGTGAGCCGGAGGGCCTGGTCAAAACCGTGTTCGACGCCAAGACTGGCGAGCTGCTGGGCGCCCACATGATCGGCGCGGAAGTGACCGAACTGATCCAGGGCTATACCATCGGCAAGACGGCGGAACTGACGGAAGCAGAGTTCATGCACACCGTCTTCCCGCACCCGACCCTGTCGGAAATGATGCATGAGTCGGTCCTGGCCGCGTATGGTCGGGCCATCCATTACTGATCCGCCTCACGGCTGATCGATGCAACGGCGGGGGAGCGATCCCCCGCCGTTTTGCATTCACGGGGTCCCAAATGCACAAAGGCCCCGCCAGGCGACGGGGCCTTTGCTTTCCCGGCTAACGGGGTGGGGCTGATTAACCCCAGAAGCCGGTATCGGTGGCGCCAGCGGGTGGCGATGTCTGCGCCGTGATGGCCATCAGACTGGAAAGCGGCAGATTGAACAGGCCGATGGCACTGCTGCTGGCTGTCGAAACATTGACGCTGCTGCCGGGCAGGACGTTCAGCACGCTGTCGATCTGGCCGTCGCCGTCCAGATCGATCTCCACATTGGTGCCGCTGATCCGGCCATCATCTTCCGGCAGGGCGATGTTTTCGCCCCCGCTGATGACCGTCACGATCCAGTCCACGGTCTGAAAGAATAGACGGTCGCCCTCCACGGCCCGGAAATCCAGGATCTGGTTGGCCAGATTGATGCGCTGTCCGTTATTCGTCAGGCTGACCCAGGAGCCGACAACATCGTCGGTGATGACGAAATTGTCGGCACCGGCGCCCCCGATGGCAATATCATCGCGGTCCAGGATCAGGGTGTCGTCACCATCGCCACCAACCAGCGTGTCCCGGCCGGCCCCACCGATCAGCGTGTCATTCCCGGCCCTGCCCAGCAGCAGGTCATCACCATCGCCGCCAATCAGCAGATCATGGCCGGCGCCACCGCGCAGCACATCATTGCCCGCACCGCCGATAAGGGTCAGATCAGCCGTCTGGACGATCCGCACCGGTTCGGCTGGTATGATCTGAACCGGCTGATGGATGGGCAGCGGCACGGGTTGCACGATGGCAGAAGCCGTCTCTTCCTTTGCAACTGATTCTGGAGTGCCGCTGTTGATCAGCAGTGGCAGGGGGACCACGTGTGAGCGATCCTTATTCCCGTCATGGGATATGATGCTGACAGGCTGCGTATCGTTGCCAGGGTCGGCCAGCAATGCCAGGGCGGGCAGGGGAGGGGAGATGACATGAGGGTCGTCAGCCATTTCCGTGGCACTTGCCGGTTCGGTGGACAGATAGAAGTCCACGACCATTGCCAGGGCGGCCAGCACCACGACATTCTGCGCCTGACCATAGGAATCCTCGCCACGGCCCGTGGCGCGGGTCAGCAGGCGGCGCAGATCATCGCCTTCGACCAGAAGGTCGCGCGACATTTCATGCACAATGAACTTGCCTGCGATCCGGGCGACATGCACCAGAATGTCGCCTGTCCCCGCGTGATAGATCACGAACCAGGGATCCCCGGCGTCGCTGATGCCGGACGCGGTCTCGATCTCCACATTTTCCGCCGACAATGCATCGGACAGGCGGAACAGCTCGGCCTTTTCCTGGTTTGTCCATTGTCCGGTGCGTGCCACGGCCCGGATGAAACTCAGTACATCCCCCAAGGGTTCCTCCCCCTCTTGACCGCGCGCTTTTAGGCCCGGCCCGTCACATCGCTTGGAAACAGCAGGCGGAAAACATCGGGTTCATAAAAACGCAGCAGCATCTTGGCGAAATCCTGCCGCGGAACGCCGATACAGTCGGCCCATTGCTGAAAATGCTCGGACGGAACGCGGCCATGGCCGCCCTCCACCTGGCTGACGAAGGTGTAGTAGCGATAGCCAACCTGTTCGGCCAACTGCGCCTGTGTGATGCCCGCCGCCTCGCGCCGTGCCGACAGCCATTTGCCGGCCTGCTTGCGCATCTCCTTGGTCTGCTTGGCTTTCGGATTGTCCGCCGGGCGGGTTTTCGTCCGCTG
Proteins encoded in this region:
- a CDS encoding GNAT family N-acetyltransferase, producing MMALIRDATPADLSTIFRFVRELAEYEKLADQVVATEADFAKALFGPNPRALALIMEVDGDPAGFALWFYNFSTFLGRHGIWIEDVYVAPDFRGQGLGGMVFRHLAQRAVAEGLGRLEWWVLNWNKPAIDFYAGIGAVPMDEWTVQRVTGEALLRLAGQAPQTKES
- a CDS encoding calcium-binding protein, translated to MGDVLSFIRAVARTGQWTNQEKAELFRLSDALSAENVEIETASGISDAGDPWFVIYHAGTGDILVHVARIAGKFIVHEMSRDLLVEGDDLRRLLTRATGRGEDSYGQAQNVVVLAALAMVVDFYLSTEPASATEMADDPHVISPPLPALALLADPGNDTQPVSIISHDGNKDRSHVVPLPLLINSGTPESVAKEETASAIVQPVPLPIHQPVQIIPAEPVRIVQTADLTLIGGAGNDVLRGGAGHDLLIGGDGDDLLLGRAGNDTLIGGAGRDTLVGGDGDDTLILDRDDIAIGGAGADNFVITDDVVGSWVSLTNNGQRINLANQILDFRAVEGDRLFFQTVDWIVTVISGGENIALPEDDGRISGTNVEIDLDGDGQIDSVLNVLPGSSVNVSTASSSAIGLFNLPLSSLMAITAQTSPPAGATDTGFWG
- a CDS encoding helix-turn-helix domain-containing protein codes for the protein MITEPEQRTKTRPADNPKAKQTKEMRKQAGKWLSARREAAGITQAQLAEQVGYRYYTFVSQVEGGHGRVPSEHFQQWADCIGVPRQDFAKMLLRFYEPDVFRLLFPSDVTGRA
- the pdhA gene encoding pyruvate dehydrogenase (acetyl-transferring) E1 component subunit alpha; this encodes MAVTKRRSTRTAAPAAPALPSKDELIRYYREMLLIRRFEEKAGQLYGMGLIGGFCHLYIGQEAVVVGIQAAMREGDSVITSYRDHGHMLACGMESRGVMAELTGRAGGYSKGKGGSMHMFSREKRFYGGHGIVAAQVPIGAGLGFAHKYLGDGGLNACYMGDGAINQGQVYETFNMAALWKLPTLFVIENNKYAMGTAQARASAGELFERGSAYGIPGYQVNGMDVLEVKAAADKAVAHIRAGNGPVILEMKTYRYRGHSMSDPAKYRTKEEVNKMRSESDPIDNLKKLLLDQGITDEEALKVIDREVKDIVTDAAEFATTSPEPDPSELWTDVLVEA
- a CDS encoding pyruvate dehydrogenase complex dihydrolipoamide acetyltransferase, whose amino-acid sequence is MPVDILMPALSPTMTEGKLAKWVKKEGDKVKSGDVLAEIETDKATMEVEAVDEGTLGKILVAEGTEGVAVNTRIAIILEDGEDASALSGAPKAAAAPAPAAAPAAASAPAAASAPAVAAAPAPVAAAPAAVAHGDRVFASPLARRMAAQSGLDLSGVAGTGPHGRVVKADVEAALKGGAPKAAAAPTAAAPVAAAPVAAPAPVAAAAAAPKGVDAKALADKLGMKYKVLPNSGMRKTIAKRLTEAWQTIPHFGLAVDCEIDNLLKLRAELNAKSGEKISVNDFVVKAVAIALAKYPAANVSWHEDGILQYENVDVSVAVSTDGGLITPIVKNADRKGLATISAEVKELAKKAKEGKLKPEEFQGGTFSVSNLGMFGIKSFTSIINPPQSCILSVGAGEKRPVVKGDALAIATVMSLTLTVDHRSVDGAVGAEFLKLLKGLIEDPITLML
- the lpdA gene encoding dihydrolipoyl dehydrogenase → MAENFDLIVIGAGPGGYVAAIRAAQLGMKTAVVEREHLGGICLNWGCIPTKALLRSAEIAHYIEHSQAYGIKVEGKVTLDVEAIVKRSRGVANQLSAGVKGLLKKNKVTVLDGSAKLLGQGKVAVTAKDGKVTDAAAKHIIIATGARARVLPGLEPDGKLVWTYKEAMVPTATPKSMLVIGTGAIGVEFACFYKAMGVDVTLVEVVDRILPVEDEEISAFAAKAFTKQGIKIKTGAKVVKLDRHADSVTAHIDVAGKVETVTVDRIISAVGIVANTEGLGLENTKVKLDRGHIVNDGYGRTDEPGVYAIGDVAGAPWLAHKASHEGIICVEKIAGLPHVHTMDKSNIPGCTYSFPQVASVGLTEAKAKAAGYEIKVGRFPFIGNGKAIALGEPEGLVKTVFDAKTGELLGAHMIGAEVTELIQGYTIGKTAELTEAEFMHTVFPHPTLSEMMHESVLAAYGRAIHY
- a CDS encoding pyruvate dehydrogenase complex E1 component subunit beta gives rise to the protein MVQVLMPALSPTMTEGKLAKWLKKVGDTVKSGEVLAEIETDKATMEVEAVDEGTLTEILVPEGTENVAVNTPIASIRGEDEAAAPAAAPAPVAAAPAPAPVAAAPVSAAPAPKAAPAASDEDHWYKSTQTMTVREALREGMAAEMRRDETVLLMGEEVAEYQGAYKISQGLLQEFGEKRIIDTPITEHGFAGLAVGAAFGGLKPIVEFMTMNFSMQAIDHIINSAAKTLYMSGGQMGCPIVFRGPNGAAARVAAQHSQCYASWYAHVPGLKVLAPYSAADAKGLMRAAIRDPNPVVFLENEILYGHSFEVPTDPDFILPIGKAKIERAGTDVTIVAYSICVGHALAAAEKLAAEGISAEVINLRSIRPLDIDTIVESVKKTNRLVSVEESWPFAGIGSEMAAVMMEHAFDYLDAPVVRVCAKDVPLPYAANLEKLALPQPDDVVAAVKSVTYRK